One Tolypothrix bouteillei VB521301 DNA window includes the following coding sequences:
- a CDS encoding N-acetylmuramoyl-L-alanine amidase — protein sequence MKSVLALVIISSIVVTSNIVLAQEQSLKIVYPPAKYQTSARKVFFIGTAPSNGQVTINGKPITRSKSGHFAPSFPLELGENTFNIRYQEQEVQIKVTRVSSQPELLQGLVFAKDSLTPAVDTAKLPGELICFSAIAAPSASVSVKLGNQTIPLLPQPQMSQLPPNSAALTGQNQPSVQTQTDKYAGCTTVTESGNMGQPEFQLTRDGKTITQQSSGKITVLSPAQLEVVEVTADSGVARTGPSSDYSRLTPLPKGTQATIIGRQGEWLRLDYGAWINSKETRVLKGAVPPSTIIRSLGYRKLSGMTEMVFPLQVPVPVSVQQSDRNFTLTLHHTTAQTDIIRLDDDPVISRLDWQQLPALPQGGQGGVQYSFRLKSDRQWGYKLRYEGTSLILALRHPPKVREKKQQKPLTGIKILIDPGHGGKESGASGPTGFLEKDVNLIVSKLLRDELVKRGATVVMTREDDREVSLADRVAAIDKEEPTVAFSVHYNSLPDEGDAENTQGVGTFWYHPQAHDLAIFMHNYIVRELGRPSYGVFWDNLALTRPFSAPSVLLELGFMSNPNEFEWVTDSSEQKKLAKVVADGIVEWFATDAKK from the coding sequence GTGAAATCAGTACTAGCATTAGTCATAATAAGTTCTATAGTTGTTACCTCCAATATAGTTTTGGCTCAAGAGCAATCCCTCAAGATTGTTTATCCACCAGCAAAATACCAAACGAGCGCTCGCAAGGTATTTTTTATTGGTACAGCACCATCTAATGGACAAGTGACGATCAATGGTAAGCCCATCACTCGCAGCAAATCCGGTCATTTTGCTCCAAGTTTCCCCTTAGAATTGGGAGAAAATACTTTTAATATCCGCTATCAGGAGCAAGAAGTCCAAATTAAGGTGACAAGAGTTTCCTCTCAACCGGAACTGTTGCAAGGGCTAGTCTTTGCTAAAGATTCTCTAACTCCTGCAGTAGATACTGCTAAACTTCCAGGGGAACTCATCTGTTTTAGCGCAATAGCTGCCCCAAGTGCTAGTGTTTCTGTCAAGCTGGGAAATCAAACAATTCCTCTGTTACCCCAGCCACAAATGTCGCAACTTCCACCTAACTCGGCTGCTTTAACCGGACAAAATCAACCATCTGTTCAAACTCAAACGGATAAGTATGCGGGTTGTACAACGGTGACAGAATCCGGCAATATGGGACAACCTGAGTTTCAATTGACACGGGATGGTAAGACAATCACTCAACAAAGTTCTGGAAAAATTACCGTCCTCTCACCCGCACAATTGGAAGTTGTTGAGGTAACAGCAGATTCAGGGGTAGCTCGCACCGGACCAAGTTCGGATTATTCGAGGCTGACACCTTTACCCAAAGGAACTCAAGCAACAATCATCGGGAGACAAGGTGAGTGGTTGCGGTTGGATTATGGTGCTTGGATTAACAGCAAAGAAACTCGCGTGCTCAAGGGGGCTGTTCCTCCAAGCACAATTATTCGGAGTTTGGGATATCGCAAACTTTCCGGTATGACGGAAATGGTTTTTCCCCTGCAAGTTCCGGTGCCTGTAAGCGTACAGCAGAGCGATCGCAATTTTACACTCACTCTTCATCATACAACTGCCCAAACTGATATCATCCGTTTGGATGATGACCCTGTCATTTCTCGCTTAGATTGGCAACAACTACCTGCTTTGCCACAGGGAGGACAAGGAGGAGTCCAATATTCTTTTCGCCTCAAATCCGATCGACAGTGGGGTTACAAGCTGAGGTACGAAGGTACAAGTCTGATTTTGGCTTTACGGCATCCTCCCAAAGTCAGAGAGAAAAAACAACAAAAACCGCTAACAGGTATTAAAATTCTGATCGATCCGGGACACGGCGGGAAAGAGTCTGGCGCATCAGGACCGACTGGTTTTTTAGAAAAAGATGTTAACTTGATTGTCTCTAAATTATTGCGCGATGAGTTGGTGAAGCGTGGGGCGACGGTGGTCATGACGCGAGAAGACGATCGCGAAGTCTCTTTAGCAGATCGAGTTGCTGCGATCGACAAAGAAGAGCCAACTGTTGCTTTTTCCGTACATTATAATTCACTACCGGATGAGGGTGATGCTGAAAATACTCAGGGAGTGGGAACTTTTTGGTACCATCCCCAAGCTCACGACTTAGCTATTTTCATGCACAATTATATAGTGAGAGAGTTAGGACGTCCTTCTTATGGCGTGTTCTGGGATAATTTAGCACTGACACGTCCTTTTAGTGCGCCTTCAGTCTTGTTAGAGTTAGGTTTTATGAGTAACCCTAATGAATTTGAGTGGGTAACTGACTCGAGCGAGCAAAAGAAGTTAGCAAAAGTCGTCGCTGATGGAATTGTTGAGTGGTTTGCAACTGATGCTAAAAAATGA
- a CDS encoding GumC family protein: MEETKGHQEEIDIQKYLLVIQRRWHIVAGVMLVSMVLSGLGIYLQKPKYQATGILLIQSDRTSSLTKAGEKIGHLESLMREGNPSDTQAVVVTSAPILQQVIDKLALKNNDGTPLQPEDLEIKVDPVVGTDVLKVSYTAKAPNLAANVVNLVMQAYVNNNIQSNQEQVLAAGEFIKKQLPYARADLERASEALRQFKTSNKIVELKQEATSAISNVAQLDDTINQAQAELAEVSAEQAKVLNQLKLAGQDAVEITSLNQIPGVQDVLTELQKVQTKLANERARYTEKHPSVVNLENEEVTLKALLKQRVGETAGSQREISTDKLQLGKIKQDMTVEYANLEKKRQGLEEKIKSLSDIRNGYKQRLTVMPNLEKKHGDLERRLDLAQKNYENLTLRLQEIQVAEKQTVGNARIIQPAQLPQKPALSKLTLLLPVGGILGGLLLGVAAAFFVDLVDRSLKTAKEAEEFFKYTVLGLIPTFESSTKSSSESSTKSSSDRLMGEATSPRVIVATSPRTVVHEAYQMLQANLKFISHKRLRTIVVTSSVPGEGKSEVSANLAAVLAQSERKVLLIDADMRLPSQHHIWGLINSVGLSNVIVAQDEFSQAVQEVTSHLSVLTAGVQPPNPLALIDSERMTSLIQMFSETYDYIVIDTPPLVGTADAAILGKMADGVLLVVRPGVVDSRSATAAKSLLERSEANILGIVANAVKVKHEPNSYFYYADPRTGQSVTEAEVESERWVYK; the protein is encoded by the coding sequence ATGGAAGAAACAAAAGGCCATCAAGAAGAAATAGATATTCAAAAGTATTTGCTAGTTATACAGCGTCGCTGGCATATTGTTGCAGGAGTTATGCTTGTTTCAATGGTACTATCGGGACTGGGTATATACTTGCAAAAACCAAAGTACCAAGCCACTGGAATACTTCTTATCCAATCAGATAGAACTTCTTCGCTGACCAAAGCAGGGGAGAAAATAGGACATCTTGAATCACTGATGCGTGAGGGTAACCCATCAGATACCCAAGCTGTAGTTGTAACCTCTGCTCCAATTTTACAACAAGTTATTGACAAATTAGCATTAAAAAATAATGACGGGACTCCGCTACAGCCAGAAGACCTTGAAATTAAGGTAGATCCAGTTGTAGGGACAGATGTTTTGAAGGTTTCCTACACTGCAAAAGCTCCCAATCTAGCAGCAAATGTTGTTAACCTAGTGATGCAAGCTTATGTTAACAATAATATTCAATCGAACCAAGAGCAAGTCCTTGCTGCTGGAGAATTTATTAAAAAGCAATTGCCTTATGCTCGGGCAGATTTAGAACGAGCATCAGAAGCGCTGCGCCAGTTTAAAACTAGCAATAAGATCGTCGAGCTAAAACAGGAGGCAACTTCTGCTATTAGCAATGTTGCCCAGCTCGATGACACAATTAATCAAGCTCAGGCAGAACTTGCTGAAGTGAGCGCCGAACAAGCAAAAGTTTTAAACCAACTCAAATTAGCCGGACAGGATGCAGTGGAAATAACATCCTTGAACCAGATACCGGGCGTACAAGATGTTTTAACTGAATTGCAAAAAGTCCAAACAAAGCTGGCAAATGAAAGAGCACGCTACACTGAGAAACATCCATCTGTTGTTAACTTAGAAAATGAAGAAGTTACCCTGAAGGCTCTACTGAAACAGCGAGTCGGTGAGACTGCTGGCTCCCAACGCGAGATTTCCACCGATAAATTGCAGTTAGGTAAGATCAAGCAGGATATGACCGTTGAGTATGCCAACTTGGAGAAAAAACGGCAAGGTTTGGAAGAGAAAATAAAGTCTTTGTCTGATATCAGAAATGGATACAAACAAAGGCTGACAGTTATGCCGAATTTGGAGAAAAAACACGGAGATCTAGAGCGCAGATTAGATCTGGCTCAGAAGAATTACGAAAACCTGACATTAAGATTGCAGGAAATCCAAGTTGCAGAGAAGCAAACTGTTGGAAATGCTAGAATCATTCAACCAGCTCAACTGCCCCAAAAACCAGCGCTGTCTAAATTGACATTACTTTTACCCGTGGGGGGTATATTGGGCGGGCTACTACTTGGTGTTGCTGCTGCGTTTTTTGTAGACCTAGTAGACAGATCGCTAAAAACAGCTAAGGAAGCTGAAGAATTTTTCAAATACACTGTACTTGGCTTAATACCAACCTTTGAATCTAGCACCAAATCATCAAGCGAATCTAGCACCAAATCATCAAGCGATCGCTTGATGGGCGAAGCGACTTCTCCTCGAGTGATTGTAGCGACTTCTCCTCGAACCGTCGTTCATGAAGCATACCAAATGCTTCAAGCAAACTTAAAGTTTATCAGTCACAAGCGACTTCGCACCATTGTAGTTACCAGTTCTGTTCCGGGAGAGGGCAAATCAGAAGTTTCTGCCAATTTAGCAGCGGTACTCGCTCAGTCAGAAAGAAAAGTTTTACTGATTGATGCAGATATGCGCCTACCATCCCAACATCACATCTGGGGTTTGATTAACTCAGTCGGTTTAAGTAACGTTATTGTTGCTCAGGATGAATTTTCTCAGGCTGTACAAGAAGTGACAAGTCACTTATCTGTCCTGACTGCAGGGGTTCAACCTCCCAATCCTCTAGCTTTAATTGATTCAGAACGCATGACCTCTCTGATTCAAATGTTTTCTGAAACTTATGACTACATCGTAATTGATACCCCTCCTTTAGTAGGGACTGCAGATGCTGCCATTTTAGGAAAAATGGCAGACGGAGTTTTGTTGGTGGTTCGACCTGGTGTTGTTGATTCTAGAAGTGCTACAGCAGCAAAATCTCTTCTAGAACGTTCTGAAGCTAACATTTTAGGAATTGTTGCTAACGCTGTTAAAGTGAAGCACGAGCCTAACAGTTACTTCTATTATGCCGATCCTCGCACCGGACAAAGTGTAACAGAAGCTGAAGTGGAGAGTGAACGATGGGTGTACAAATAA
- a CDS encoding serine O-acetyltransferase, whose protein sequence is MGVQINSVPKIEISEASDLGLWQQIKEDWIAHGKDWTKPGFRAVAVHRFGVWRMTIKPKLLRAPFSILYGMLYRKVRNQYGIELPYTVELGRRVIVEHQGDIVIHGYCAIGDDSIIRQGVTLGLRYLDRPFEAPKLGKRVNVGAGAKIFGDVSIGDNANIGANAVVLCDVPPGATAVGIPAKILVRG, encoded by the coding sequence ATGGGTGTACAAATAAACTCTGTACCAAAGATCGAGATATCTGAAGCTTCAGATCTTGGTCTTTGGCAACAAATAAAAGAAGACTGGATTGCTCATGGAAAAGATTGGACCAAGCCGGGATTTCGAGCAGTAGCAGTTCACCGTTTTGGTGTCTGGAGAATGACAATTAAACCCAAACTTTTACGAGCACCTTTCAGCATTCTTTATGGAATGCTGTATCGTAAAGTTCGGAATCAGTACGGGATTGAGTTGCCTTACACTGTTGAACTTGGTCGTCGCGTCATTGTTGAACATCAGGGAGATATAGTTATTCACGGATACTGCGCTATTGGTGACGACAGTATTATTCGCCAAGGAGTGACTTTGGGGCTTCGTTATCTAGATCGTCCGTTTGAAGCACCCAAGCTAGGTAAACGCGTGAATGTTGGTGCTGGGGCCAAAATCTTTGGCGATGTCTCTATTGGAGATAACGCAAATATTGGTGCTAACGCTGTAGTTCTGTGCGATGTTCCACCTGGAGCAACAGCTGTAGGGATACCTGCAAAAATTCTTGTTAGAGGTTAG
- a CDS encoding glycosyltransferase family 2 protein has protein sequence MSVSQILAFCTDAVLLLGASSVALVCLFFLLECTAALFPTASFNFKESWHNTKVAVLVPAHNEELTIGKTLEKLTPVLKKQDRLIVIADNCTDATAEIARAAGATVIERHDSSLRGKGYALDRGLRFIESEPPDVVVLMDADCIAHLGAVEKLSQYAIATGRPVQGIYLMKRDRNSTSSRDLVSQFSNVVRNLVRARGGAFLGIPCLLNGTGMAFPWSVIRSVNLASGHIVEDMKLGLDLTIAGHKPIFCSEAMVTGYWPSQVQAAKTQRTRWEHGHLQMIQAYLPLLLKEAVKQGRFDLVMSALDLCIPPLSLLAIVLLAVMTGSLLGAVLGASWIPFAIAATAGLSFFSGILVAWAKFASQDVPLGQLLTIPLYVLWKIPVYFKFLVKPQDTWIRTERDVT, from the coding sequence ATGTCAGTTAGCCAAATTCTGGCTTTTTGTACTGATGCAGTTTTGTTGCTCGGTGCATCAAGCGTTGCGCTCGTTTGCCTGTTTTTTCTTCTCGAATGTACTGCTGCTCTATTCCCAACAGCCTCTTTTAACTTTAAAGAGAGTTGGCACAATACCAAAGTAGCTGTCCTAGTACCTGCTCATAACGAAGAACTGACGATCGGAAAAACATTGGAAAAACTCACTCCGGTGTTGAAAAAGCAAGACCGCTTGATTGTCATTGCTGATAACTGTACTGATGCAACGGCCGAAATTGCTCGTGCTGCAGGTGCTACAGTTATTGAACGTCATGACTCTTCTCTCAGGGGAAAAGGATATGCCCTGGATCGCGGTTTGCGGTTTATAGAGTCAGAACCTCCTGATGTTGTCGTGTTGATGGATGCTGACTGTATAGCTCATCTGGGTGCAGTAGAGAAACTGAGTCAGTATGCGATCGCTACAGGACGACCCGTTCAGGGTATTTACTTGATGAAAAGAGATCGAAACTCTACATCTTCAAGAGATTTGGTTTCACAATTTTCTAATGTAGTGAGAAATTTAGTTCGTGCTCGTGGAGGAGCATTCTTAGGAATACCTTGTTTGCTCAATGGTACGGGTATGGCTTTTCCTTGGTCTGTGATTCGCTCGGTCAATTTAGCTAGCGGTCATATTGTTGAAGATATGAAATTAGGGTTGGATTTAACCATAGCCGGACACAAACCCATTTTTTGCTCGGAAGCAATGGTAACAGGGTATTGGCCATCTCAGGTGCAAGCAGCTAAAACTCAACGCACTCGTTGGGAGCACGGTCATCTACAGATGATACAGGCTTATCTTCCCCTTCTTCTAAAAGAGGCTGTGAAACAAGGTCGGTTCGACTTAGTCATGAGCGCTCTCGATTTGTGTATTCCTCCTCTGTCTTTGCTTGCAATCGTCTTGTTAGCAGTGATGACGGGTTCTTTACTAGGTGCGGTATTGGGTGCATCTTGGATTCCATTTGCGATCGCAGCCACTGCTGGATTGTCTTTTTTCAGTGGAATTCTTGTAGCTTGGGCGAAATTTGCCAGTCAAGATGTGCCTTTAGGCCAATTGTTAACGATTCCTTTATATGTACTTTGGAAGATTCCAGTTTATTTCAAGTTTTTAGTCAAACCTCAAGATACCTGGATTCGTACAGAACGAGATGTAACTTAA